The Estrella lausannensis region CCGTTGAACTTGATGTCTGCCCCAGCCTTCATAGAGATGATAGAAGGCCCTCAAGCTTCCTGCGCCTGCCAACCTCCGCAGCAAGGCCCCGAGGGGCCTCCCGGAGAGGCAGGAAACCCTTTCACAACATTAGGTTCCAACTATTACATTGATGGTGATACGGATATAGACCCGGGAGAACAGATCCCTATCGATATAGATGGGTCGAATGTCAATGTGGTAAGATTGAATGATTTTCAGTTTCAGGTTGAGGAGGCGGGGAATTACTTCATCATGCTGGGCTGCACATCAAATGATCAACTAGAACAAGGAAACTCCGCAACACTAGGGCTCTTTGTGAATGGGTCATTTGTGACAGGAAGTGAGCTTTCTTTAGTTAGGAACTCAAAGCTCTATAACCTCTCCCTCATAGTTCCCCTACAGGTTGGCGATATCCTCGACTTAAGATCAACAGCAGAAGAGTCTTGGGTCATTGGATCTGATTATTATAGTGGTTTACTTTGGGGAACCTACGTGACAGCGACGCTCACCCTGTTCCGTATTGGACCTGCACCGGTCAATTAAGATAGGACGTGGAAAAGCCCATAAGGGCTTTTCCACGCCATTTAAAGCTATGACAAGCGCCTTCTTTCAGTCTACTCTTCCTAGAGCCATCAACTGAATTCGCAGCCTACTATGTACGATCGCTCTCTTTCTCCAACTCGACGGCAAACAGGCTATTTAATTTTTCAGTTAACTGGGCTCCATGTTGCAGCGCCCTTTGGTAGTAGCGAATCGCTGAAGCCCAATGCTGAGTGACACCCTCGCCTCTCTCATACATCATCCCGACCCTTGACATGGAGGGGTGGTATTTCCCTTTGTCGGCAGCAGCCTTAAATATCCTGAAAGCCTCTTGTTTGTTCATTTCGATCCCTGTGCCTCTAGCTAAGTTAAGCGCAAGAGTGTGCTGAGCCAGGGGGAATTCTTGCTCGGCAGAGAGTTTGATGTAGCGAATACCCTCTTCCAGATTTTTCTCTATTCCTGCCCCAATAATCAGCAGGGCACCATAGTTATACTGGGCCTGAGGGTTGTTCTCTTCGGCGGATTCTTTATAGAGTCTTGCCGCCTCGGCTTTATTTTCCGGAACCCCGATCCCATCGTAGTACATGCTGGCAAGACTGTTTTTTGCGGGAGTATAGCCCTTACTCGCAGCGCTTTTGTAAAGCTCAATAGCTCTTTCATAATCGATTTCGCACCCCTCTCCCGTACGGAAGGCATAAGCAAGCCTGGATTCCGCCTCGGGCAGTTTGTCTTGTGTTGCTGAGATTTCCATGAGCCTGAGAGCCTCTTTTGGGTTCGCCTCGACACCAATCCCCTGGAACAGAACTTGAGCATAGTTGTATCGCGCTTTCGTGTGGCCCAAGGCCGCAGCGATCCGTATTTTGTTTACCGCGTCGAATTTTTCTTCCAGGGTTCGAAATTCTATAAAGCGCACCGATCCGACTGTATAGCAGCACTCTGAATCCATTTGCTCGGCGCCTATTTCGTAAAAGCTCAGGGCTTTTGCTATGTCGATCGCTTGACGGGCTTTGCCATGAAAGTAGATGTTTCCCAAGGTATTCGCAGAAATCGTATGGCCTTTTTCCGCCACTTTTTGGAGCGCTTCGATTGCTTCTTTCTTTTCTGTGTCTGACGATGAAGCGTTTTTTAAAATGCCTATAGCATGATCGATGACATCTTTGAACTGACGTTGAAGCTCTTCTTGCAGCTGATGTTTCTTGAAGATTAGCTCCCGTTCGCCCGGCAGGAGTAGCTTTTCGTCGACAATCAAGTTCCTTTTCAAAGAAAACGCTTGAGCTCTGGACGAGGGGGAGTCTAAGCGTTGCCGCTTGAGTTCAGTTGTCTCATTCTCGGAGTCTTCTTTAGACGAGTCAAACCCTTTTCTCTTGAGATCTTTTCGTTCGCTTTCTTTTTCAACTGGCGAAGACTGTCTCATAACTTCCAGGTAAAGTGTTGTTATGCCTGGGTGCGGCGGCTGGGGAACTGCTGAAGCATAAAACCGCTGGTTCCAGAAGGGATCGAAATAGTGGGGTGGAATACCCTGCTGAAACAAGGCTTGGAGATTGGGGCCCGGCGCCTGAGGTGTTTGCCGCTCTGTATTTTCTCGTGTGGGAGCAGGAATTGGACTTGGAGGATTTCCCCTGGTTGGAAAATGAACAGGCTGCATGCTGTATCCTTTGTAGAGTGGCTTTTAGTTTTGAAATTCTATTTAAAAACGCGCGATTAGCGATAAAATATATATGTAAATATACAATACATCAAGGTGTATCAATTTAACTCTTCGCTTGAAATTGTACGGCGGACTTGTCCGTTCGAGCGAATCAAGCACTAGCACCCCTTCAAAAGGGTGCGCTTTGTTTTTCTTGATCCCTTCCCCCGTTGGTGCAACTCTGCATAGGATTCAAAATAGCTTTGAAAGGAACTGTCTTCCTTGAAAGTTCCAAAAATGGATCCGTGGAATAAAAGACTGTCCGATTAACTCAAACTACACGATTTCAGCTTGTGGACGCCCTCTCAGGTATAAAGCGCAATTGAGGTTTACGAGATATCAAGTGTTAATAAGCAAAATTTTGATTTTCTGAAAAACAATCTAAAGCTATAGTTTCGCGTTCAATATAAAAATTGGTTTAAATGAGGGTGTATGGAAGGGACGATTTTGATTATCGCGATACAATTATTGTGTTTTAGTGTCGGTTACGGGTGCTGGAAATTTTTAAAATATCCACTCTGCCAGGCCTCAAACATGTCAGCTCAAGGAAATCTTGATGCAGACAATAGCAAAGAACCCAATGAAAAAATTTACAACAAATGGCTCCAGGGTTTCGGCTTGTACTACGTGGGAACGCTTCTGTACTGTATCGCTATTTTTTTGCTAGGTGCACTGACGTTTGAAGAATCCATGCAGACAAATAATTTGGTTCAAATTGCAGGATTGGTTGCCTCCACCTTAGTGTTTGGCATACTGATGTATCTGTTTGCCTATATGAAAAAGGGGACAAAGTGGATAGGAGCCTTTTTGCTGATTTCTCCTGTATTAAATTTGATCGATTTGATAGCCGATCCGGCATCTTTGACCGAACATACTCTTCTATTAGCGGCCTATACATACTTTTGGGTGTGCTGCAAAAGACTGTATGATCTCAACCGCTCTCTTAAAGTCCCTAATCGACCGGAAGTGGCCTCTCAGACAGGGTCTTGAGGCTTTTGGGTATCTGAGGGAGTCTATTACTTTGTTGAATTTAGCCTAAGAGGGAGCGAAGGGGGGGAATTTTTTTAAACAATTTTAGAGGTGTTTAAGGGTCTTTAGAATTGTTAATTACATCATAGACATTAAAAAATTCGGCATCTCTCAAATTCGAAGAAAAGACTGTTATGGTTCCAGGAAAGAATTTGCTGATGAAACCTTTGGCTTCTAAATTTCTCAAATTTTGAGCGAGGCATCTCAATCTTCGCTCAATATCTGTTTTTTTTTCTAAGGTAATTATGTGGACTGGCTGTTGGTCTTTTCCGAGTAATGCAAAATTTACTGAGTCAGCATCGGCCATGTCATCCCAGGTTCGAATTAAGTAGTCGTATTTCTCTTGATCAGGTGTTGTGCTATTGAAACATCCCCCAATCCTATTAATCTCCGAAAACAGGCCTAATGCGCTATGGTGAAACCCGAGCTTTCTGCACTCGAAATACATACCACATAATTTACCCACCACTCCTCCCCATAATTTCATGGCCCGTAAACGTTCGTTTTTTTCTATGCGTTTTAGGTCTATAAATGGGTAGCGGTATAGAGTGTCAAAGAAGATTTCACTGATGAAAGTGTTATATTTTGGAAGTTCTCTTATATCCTTGGCCATCCGCTTTATTCTGGCAGCAATAAAATGCGAATGCTGATGATTGGGGTACCGCCTTAGAAAGGAAACAGTTGCCTGTCTATATACTCTCCTGGATGACAAGTGCTCCGAAATAAACTTTTTGATTCTAGCAGCAATATGATCACAAAATGCTTCAGATTTGATTTCTTCCTCTGAAGCAAAATTTTTCCATTCGGCTGGAAGGATATCAGAAACTTGAGTCTTTAACGCTTTTCTGATTTGTCCTAGTCCGATTAGTTCTAGAAATATTGCTGAGGTCCAAATCCATGTAAAATCGGTGTTCACAAAATTAGGGTGAAACCTCTCCATTTGGTCCAGATATAATTCCCAATGATTAATTAAATCCGGCAGAAGTTTTCTTTCCGTTGTAAAAGAAATTGGAGATAAAATTGAAGTGTCAAAAAAGAAGTTCTTTTTTGAGTGTGATATATTATTTTTTATTACGATCACCTTTTAGGTCTTTAGGTTTAACTTTCAGAAGTTATCGTAGATTATTGCTGTTTTTCGCGAGGGGGGTACCCCACCAGTCCCTCTTTCAGTAAGAAATTATTGCACTTATAAACAAAAAAACCTCAAAAGCTTGCGCTAGAGAGGGTGTGAAAGGAATGCCTGAAAGAGGAGTCGAACCCCCGACCTTCGCATTACGAATGCGGGAACTATTCAGACAATCGGGTAAGAACCAGCCGCTTTACCTGTGATAATAGCCTGAAAGGGCATAAAAGGCTATTGGATTTTACCGGATTTTAATGGCAAAATAGTTTTTCATTGCACCGCCATTGCACCATTTGTTGATTAAAAAAGTCACTGAAATTCTACCACGTGTTTAGCAGTTCTGATTGTACACAATCCATATTTAAACCATGCGTTTGCATAAACGTTTTAACTTCTGTAACAAACCAAGGAGGGGCAAGTGGAGAGATGACGACTTTTTGGATAAGGATTTTTAAATCTATCGAAACTGAAATTCCCTGAGGATCGTCTAACGTTTTTATAATGGAGTGATCACAATAGATAAGCCTAAACTCTCTTTCATGTATAAATGCATTTCGCTTGTGTGTAGCTAAAAAAAATGCATTTCCTTCCGATGTTGTTTCGTTGTTAGGATCATAATAAGACACTCTAGATCCATAAATTTCTTTATCATCAGTAATAGCACTAGATAAAAGAGAAAATGATGAGACAACAGCCATCGAAAAAGGACTCGTTCCATATATTTTCCATTGTGAATCCGATTCTCCATCGTTCATATGCCAACAATTAATAAAAAACATACGACTCATTCTTAAATGTGCTTGCATATGCTCTTCAATTTCACCGGGTCTATTTAAGACGTCTTTTAATTTGCGATATTCTAAAGGATTATCCTTACCGTTGACAAATCGGACAGGAATTATTCGATTTTCATCAAAATTCAACTTTGATGGTCGTCCTTCCCAAGGATCATCTTTAAGTTTGTTTATCCAAGGGAAAAACATGGCTTTCCGTTGTACAAGAGATACAAATTTGGGAAAATCTAAATAACGCCATAAGATTTGAGAGTCTCCTGGCAGAGCTAAAAGCGGGTGTTTAACAAAAGGCATTGGTTGGTCTTTAGTAAATATTTAACCACAATCAATCGAGAAATCTTCCATGTATTGATTCAGCATGGCTAATGTTTCAGTTAAAAAATAAAGGTAGAACTTGCTGTAAAATCGGTTTAAGTAATCTTGATGACCTAGCCAAGCGAGATAATGATGAATTTCGGATTTGAAAGCTGCGGCATGTTGTTTGTTTTCATGACCCCAGCGTTTTTCAATGTAAGGGGTGAGAAAGCCATAACCATACTTAAACATCATCCAAGCACAAATGGCTCGACCAGTCCTGCCGTTTCCATCATTAAAAGGATGAATTTGTTCAAAGACGAAATATGCTCTACACGCTTTTTCAATGGGATTTTTTGCATCTTCAATTACAGTATACTCACGCACATATTCAGCGACTAGCCCTTCAAGATCATCACGTTCTCTCGTTGGGGGATGATAT contains the following coding sequences:
- a CDS encoding Fic family protein, yielding MDHISTDRELLQIQLVSNDEHEKLLNEISTRKSLIKSFTTHYQNVPIRIKDAFHYVEELAHEKKNILAIEEICNIHRLLNCSGKFRAPATSWFDENNIGVNGYHPPTRERDDLEGLVAEYVREYTVIEDAKNPIEKACRAYFVFEQIHPFNDGNGRTGRAICAWMMFKYGYGFLTPYIEKRWGHENKQHAAAFKSEIHHYLAWLGHQDYLNRFYSKFYLYFLTETLAMLNQYMEDFSIDCG
- a CDS encoding SEL1-like repeat protein, encoding MQPVHFPTRGNPPSPIPAPTRENTERQTPQAPGPNLQALFQQGIPPHYFDPFWNQRFYASAVPQPPHPGITTLYLEVMRQSSPVEKESERKDLKRKGFDSSKEDSENETTELKRQRLDSPSSRAQAFSLKRNLIVDEKLLLPGERELIFKKHQLQEELQRQFKDVIDHAIGILKNASSSDTEKKEAIEALQKVAEKGHTISANTLGNIYFHGKARQAIDIAKALSFYEIGAEQMDSECCYTVGSVRFIEFRTLEEKFDAVNKIRIAAALGHTKARYNYAQVLFQGIGVEANPKEALRLMEISATQDKLPEAESRLAYAFRTGEGCEIDYERAIELYKSAASKGYTPAKNSLASMYYDGIGVPENKAEAARLYKESAEENNPQAQYNYGALLIIGAGIEKNLEEGIRYIKLSAEQEFPLAQHTLALNLARGTGIEMNKQEAFRIFKAAADKGKYHPSMSRVGMMYERGEGVTQHWASAIRYYQRALQHGAQLTEKLNSLFAVELEKESDRT